A genomic segment from Paramixta manurensis encodes:
- a CDS encoding heme lyase CcmF/NrfE family subunit — MMPEIGSFLLCLGLALALLLSVYPLWGVARQNNRLMALSRPLSYGLFACIAGAFLILVHAFIVNDFSVAYVADNSNTLLPVWYRVAATWGAHEGSLLLWVLMLSGWTLAVALLSRAMPVDASARVLAVMGMINLGFLLFITLTSNPFARTLPDFPIDGRDLNPMLQDIGLIFHPPLLYMGYVGFSVAFAFAIASLMAGRLDTAWARWSRPWTTAAWVFLTIGIVLGSAWAYYELGWGGWWFWDPVENASFMPWLAGTALMHSLAVTEKRGTFKAWTVLLAITAFSLSLLGTFLVRSGVLVSVHAFASDPARGMFILMFLVIVIGCSLLLYAVKGSKVRARVQNGLWSRETFLLGNNVLLIAAMLVVLLGTLLPLVHKQLGLGSISVGEPFFNTLFTWLMAPFALMLGIGPLVRWRRDEPQKLWKRLALACAVTLLLAILLPWLLQDRIEAMTVVGLIMAVWVIILTLMELHERATHRHSFWRGLTHLSRSHWGMVLGHLGVAVTVIGIAFSQSYSVERDVRMQAGDSVDIHHYRFIFRDVQPVNGPNYSGGAGVIEVTRNGHYEATLRAEKRYYSAARSMMTEAAIDGGLTRDLYAALGEQLDDGSWAVRIYYKPFVRWIWFGGLFMALGGIFCLLDPRYRSAKHARREA; from the coding sequence ATGATGCCGGAAATTGGCAGCTTCTTACTGTGTCTTGGCCTGGCGCTGGCGCTGCTGCTGAGTGTTTATCCTCTGTGGGGCGTGGCGCGTCAAAATAACCGCTTAATGGCCTTGTCTCGCCCGTTAAGTTACGGGTTATTTGCCTGTATCGCCGGCGCGTTCCTGATCCTGGTGCACGCCTTTATCGTCAATGATTTTAGCGTGGCGTATGTTGCCGATAACTCCAATACATTACTGCCGGTATGGTATCGGGTGGCGGCAACCTGGGGCGCGCATGAGGGATCGTTATTACTCTGGGTACTGATGCTGAGCGGCTGGACGCTGGCGGTTGCGCTGCTCAGCCGCGCTATGCCGGTAGACGCCAGTGCGCGGGTGCTGGCCGTGATGGGGATGATTAACCTCGGCTTTCTGCTGTTTATTACGCTGACCTCAAACCCGTTCGCGCGGACTTTGCCGGATTTCCCGATTGACGGGCGCGATCTTAACCCGATGTTGCAGGATATTGGGCTGATCTTTCACCCCCCGTTGCTCTATATGGGCTATGTCGGTTTCTCGGTTGCTTTCGCATTTGCCATTGCTTCACTGATGGCCGGGCGGCTTGATACCGCCTGGGCGCGCTGGTCACGTCCGTGGACCACTGCCGCATGGGTATTTCTCACCATCGGCATCGTACTTGGCTCCGCTTGGGCATACTACGAGCTGGGATGGGGCGGTTGGTGGTTTTGGGACCCGGTCGAAAACGCCTCCTTTATGCCATGGCTGGCAGGCACCGCGCTGATGCACTCACTGGCGGTCACCGAAAAGCGCGGCACGTTTAAGGCGTGGACCGTGTTGTTGGCTATCACTGCATTTTCATTAAGTTTACTGGGTACTTTCCTGGTACGTTCCGGCGTGCTGGTTTCGGTTCACGCGTTTGCCTCCGATCCGGCTCGTGGAATGTTTATTCTGATGTTCCTGGTAATAGTGATTGGTTGCTCATTGCTACTGTATGCGGTGAAAGGCAGTAAGGTGCGTGCCCGGGTGCAAAATGGGTTATGGTCACGCGAGACTTTTCTGCTTGGCAACAACGTGTTGCTGATTGCTGCCATGCTGGTCGTGCTGTTAGGCACGCTGTTGCCGTTGGTTCATAAGCAGCTCGGATTGGGTAGCATCTCAGTCGGCGAACCGTTTTTTAATACCTTATTTACCTGGCTGATGGCACCGTTTGCGCTGATGCTGGGGATTGGTCCGCTGGTTCGTTGGCGGCGCGATGAACCACAAAAGCTGTGGAAACGGTTGGCATTGGCCTGCGCGGTGACGTTACTGCTGGCGATCTTGCTGCCATGGCTGCTACAGGATCGCATCGAAGCGATGACGGTCGTGGGGTTAATCATGGCGGTGTGGGTGATCATCCTGACGTTGATGGAGCTACATGAGCGTGCAACGCACCGGCACAGCTTCTGGCGCGGGCTGACGCATCTATCCCGTAGCCACTGGGGCATGGTGCTTGGCCATCTCGGCGTGGCGGTTACCGTTATCGGCATTGCTTTTAGCCAAAGTTATAGCGTGGAACGCGATGTGCGAATGCAGGCCGGAGACAGTGTCGATATTCATCATTATCGCTTCATTTTCCGTGATGTTCAGCCGGTGAACGGCCCAAACTACAGCGGCGGGGCGGGGGTGATTGAGGTCACGCGTAACGGACATTATGAGGCGACGTTGCGGGCGGAAAAACGCTATTACAGCGCGGCGCGTTCAATGATGACCGAGGCCGCGATCGACGGCGGTTTAACCCGTGATTTATATGCGGCGCTGGGCGAACAACTCGATGATGGTTCTTGGGCAGTACGCATCTACTACAAACCTTTCGTGCGTTGGATATGGTTCGGTGGCCTGTTTATGGCGCTGGGCGGTATTTTCTGCCTGCTTGATCCGCGTTATCGTTCCGCTAAGCACGCCCGGCGGGAGGCATGA
- the ccmE gene encoding cytochrome c maturation protein CcmE yields MNARRKHRLYAVLAILLGLGVATALVMYALRSNIDLFYTPGEIINGKGESAEKPEPGQRLRVGGMVMPGSVKRDAKTLQVSFKLYDANGVVSVSFNGILPDLFREGQGVVAQGVLQPGNQILAKEVLAKHDEKYTPPEIKDAMKKNHNSPPAAYSNAGGGAS; encoded by the coding sequence GTGAATGCCCGTAGAAAACATCGTCTGTACGCGGTGCTGGCCATCTTATTAGGTCTGGGTGTCGCGACGGCATTAGTGATGTATGCCCTGCGTTCAAATATCGATCTGTTCTACACGCCCGGCGAAATTATTAACGGCAAAGGCGAGTCGGCGGAAAAGCCGGAGCCAGGGCAGCGGCTGCGTGTGGGCGGTATGGTGATGCCCGGCAGCGTTAAACGCGATGCCAAAACGCTACAAGTTTCTTTTAAACTCTACGATGCGAATGGCGTGGTCAGCGTGTCGTTTAACGGTATCCTGCCTGATTTGTTTCGTGAAGGGCAGGGCGTGGTAGCGCAGGGCGTATTGCAACCGGGTAACCAAATTCTCGCCAAAGAAGTGCTGGCTAAACATGATGAAAAATATACCCCGCCGGAAATTAAAGACGCGATGAAGAAAAATCATAACAGCCCGCCGGCGGCGTATTCAAATGCCGGAGGTGGCGCCTCATGA
- the ccmD gene encoding heme exporter protein CcmD — MTPAFSSWQAFFAMGGYAFYVWLAVAISVMALCGLVAHTVWQRRRLLADIGQRLARERRIQAAKRKKHADKTAGDIL; from the coding sequence ATGACCCCCGCATTTTCTTCCTGGCAGGCCTTTTTTGCCATGGGCGGTTATGCCTTTTATGTGTGGCTGGCGGTCGCCATTAGCGTGATGGCGCTGTGTGGGCTGGTGGCGCATACCGTCTGGCAGCGCCGCCGGTTATTAGCCGATATTGGTCAGCGTTTGGCGCGTGAGCGCCGTATTCAGGCGGCGAAACGGAAAAAACATGCCGATAAAACAGCAGGAGACATTCTGTGA
- a CDS encoding heme ABC transporter permease: MWKWLHPLAKPERLYQLCGKLIPVFSLLALATLVLGLAWGFGFAPADYQQGNSYRIIYLHVPAAIWSMGIYASMAIAAFIGMVWQMKMADLAAAAMAPVGAVFTFIALVTGSAWGKPMWGTWWIWDARLTSELVLLFLYMGTIALYHAFEDRRMAGRAAGILILVGIVNLPIIHYSVQWWNTLHQGSSGILQQAIDPSMRVPLRWSILGFLLLFISLTLMRLRNVILLTERHRPWVAALVTRGGPKS, encoded by the coding sequence ATGTGGAAATGGTTACATCCCCTCGCGAAGCCGGAGCGGCTTTATCAATTATGCGGAAAACTGATCCCGGTTTTCTCTCTGCTGGCGCTGGCGACCTTAGTGCTGGGGCTGGCGTGGGGCTTTGGTTTCGCGCCCGCCGATTATCAGCAAGGTAATAGCTACCGCATCATTTACCTGCACGTACCTGCGGCAATCTGGTCAATGGGTATTTATGCGTCAATGGCGATTGCCGCGTTTATCGGCATGGTTTGGCAGATGAAAATGGCTGACTTGGCCGCTGCCGCGATGGCGCCGGTGGGGGCGGTGTTTACCTTTATTGCCTTGGTAACCGGTTCAGCGTGGGGCAAGCCGATGTGGGGGACTTGGTGGATCTGGGATGCGCGGTTGACCTCGGAACTGGTGTTGCTGTTTCTGTATATGGGAACCATCGCGCTGTACCACGCATTTGAAGACCGCCGAATGGCGGGACGCGCTGCCGGGATCCTGATTTTGGTAGGTATCGTTAACCTGCCGATCATTCACTACTCGGTACAATGGTGGAATACCCTGCATCAGGGCTCTTCCGGCATATTACAGCAGGCGATTGACCCCAGTATGCGCGTGCCACTACGGTGGTCGATCCTCGGTTTTTTACTGTTGTTTATCAGCTTAACGCTGATGCGCCTGCGTAATGTAATTTTACTTACCGAGCGGCATCGGCCTTGGGTGGCGGCGCTGGTGACCCGGGGAGGGCCGAAATCATGA
- the ccmB gene encoding heme exporter protein CcmB, with product MLWRVLKRELQIALRSGAEVVNPLWFFLIVITLFPLGIGPEPQLLARIAPGVVWVAALLASLLALERLFRDDFIDGSLEQLLLLPTPLPLTVLGKTGAHWILTGVPLLLLSPLIALLLSLDFASWRAMALTLLLGTPTLSLLGAIGVGLTVGLRRGGILLSLLLLPLAIPVLIFASAAMDAAGMGLPIGGYLAILGAMLVLSLVISPFATAAALRVSLH from the coding sequence ATGCTGTGGCGCGTATTAAAACGAGAACTGCAAATTGCGCTGCGTAGCGGAGCGGAAGTGGTTAATCCACTCTGGTTTTTTCTAATCGTCATCACACTGTTTCCGCTGGGTATCGGTCCGGAACCGCAACTATTGGCGCGTATCGCGCCCGGCGTGGTGTGGGTGGCGGCATTGCTGGCTTCGCTGTTGGCGTTGGAGCGTTTGTTCCGCGATGATTTCATCGATGGTTCACTGGAACAACTGTTGCTGTTACCGACACCGTTGCCGTTAACGGTGTTAGGTAAAACTGGCGCCCATTGGATACTCACCGGCGTACCGTTGTTATTGTTGTCACCGCTTATCGCACTGTTGCTGTCGCTGGATTTCGCCAGTTGGCGTGCGATGGCGTTAACCCTGCTACTAGGCACGCCAACGCTAAGTCTATTGGGCGCGATCGGCGTTGGCTTGACGGTTGGGCTACGACGCGGCGGGATTTTATTGAGTTTATTGCTACTGCCGTTGGCGATCCCGGTTCTGATCTTTGCCAGTGCGGCGATGGATGCTGCCGGGATGGGGTTACCGATCGGTGGTTATCTGGCGATCCTCGGCGCGATGCTGGTACTGAGTTTGGTGATTTCGCCTTTTGCCACCGCCGCCGCGCTACGTGTCAGTTTGCATTAA
- the ccmA gene encoding cytochrome c biogenesis heme-transporting ATPase CcmA: MLEAINLTCMRDERILFRDLNITVGGGDIVQVEGANGAGKTSLLRLLAGLSQAERGEVLWHQRAIHQQRERWHRDMLYLGHQPGVKAVLSPLENLAFYHADCHPDECYAALEAVDLVGYEEMPVAQLSAGQQRRVALARLWLSRATLWILDEPLTAIDKSGVEKLVALFLHHRDNGGAVILTTHQDLPACSRGVRKMTLGATELS; the protein is encoded by the coding sequence ATGCTGGAAGCCATTAACCTGACCTGCATGCGCGATGAGCGCATACTGTTCCGCGATCTGAATATCACCGTCGGCGGCGGCGATATCGTGCAGGTTGAAGGGGCGAACGGCGCCGGGAAAACGTCATTACTGCGTTTGCTGGCTGGGCTAAGCCAGGCGGAACGGGGCGAAGTCCTTTGGCATCAACGGGCCATTCATCAACAACGTGAGCGCTGGCATCGCGATATGCTGTACCTCGGCCATCAGCCGGGCGTGAAGGCGGTGCTCAGCCCGCTGGAAAATCTGGCGTTTTATCATGCCGATTGCCACCCGGATGAATGCTATGCCGCACTGGAAGCAGTCGATCTGGTGGGCTATGAAGAGATGCCGGTAGCACAGCTTTCTGCCGGGCAGCAGCGCCGCGTAGCGTTAGCGCGTTTATGGCTCAGCCGCGCCACACTGTGGATACTCGATGAGCCGCTGACGGCGATCGATAAATCGGGCGTAGAAAAATTAGTGGCGCTGTTTTTGCATCATCGCGATAACGGTGGCGCCGTGATCTTAACCACTCATCAAGATCTGCCGGCTTGCTCACGCGGCGTCCGTAAAATGACGCTTGGCGCCACGGAGTTGAGTTAA
- a CDS encoding tyrosine-type recombinase/integrase: MLTIKQIDAAKPKDKPYRLLDSNGLYLYVPASGKKVWQLRYKMGGKEKVMTVGKYPLMSLQEARDKAWLARKDVAGGVDPVKAKKLSVKDNSFGAIYQEWYEHKRQVWSEGYAAELSRMFRDDILPLIGSLEIYDIEPMKILEVIRHFEDRGAMERANKARRRCGEVFRYAIVTGRAKYNPAPDLADAMKGYRKKNYPFLPADQIPAFNRALSGFSGSIVSKIATEVLQYTALRTKELRSMQWANVDFETRTITIDAEVMKGRRIHLVPMSEQVFNLLKTLEPVTSPVSSFVFAGRNDKKKPISENAVLLVIRQIGYEGLASGHGFRHQFSTIMNEHEWPHDAIERQLAHVDSGSIRGIYNHAQYLDKRREMMQWWADWIDGKTQ, from the coding sequence ATGCTGACCATCAAGCAGATTGACGCGGCAAAGCCGAAAGATAAACCGTACCGTTTGCTTGATAGCAATGGACTCTATCTCTACGTTCCAGCGTCCGGGAAAAAAGTGTGGCAACTGCGATATAAGATGGGCGGCAAAGAGAAAGTGATGACAGTGGGGAAATACCCTCTAATGTCGCTGCAGGAAGCCAGAGATAAGGCCTGGCTGGCAAGGAAGGATGTTGCGGGAGGCGTCGACCCGGTTAAGGCAAAGAAGCTATCGGTTAAAGACAACTCCTTCGGTGCGATTTACCAGGAATGGTATGAGCATAAAAGGCAAGTATGGTCAGAAGGATATGCCGCCGAACTTTCACGGATGTTCCGTGACGACATCCTGCCATTGATTGGCAGCCTGGAAATTTATGACATCGAGCCAATGAAGATACTTGAGGTTATCCGTCACTTCGAAGACAGAGGAGCGATGGAAAGAGCCAATAAAGCCCGGAGGCGTTGTGGTGAGGTTTTTAGATATGCCATTGTAACCGGAAGAGCCAAGTATAATCCGGCTCCTGACCTGGCTGACGCAATGAAGGGATACCGAAAAAAAAACTATCCTTTCCTACCCGCCGACCAGATACCGGCATTCAATCGGGCGCTATCAGGATTCTCAGGAAGTATCGTTTCGAAGATTGCAACAGAGGTTCTGCAGTACACCGCATTGCGCACTAAAGAGCTCAGGTCCATGCAATGGGCGAACGTCGATTTCGAAACCAGGACAATCACAATCGACGCCGAAGTGATGAAGGGGCGTCGTATTCATCTTGTACCCATGTCGGAGCAAGTATTCAATCTCTTAAAAACTCTGGAGCCAGTCACGTCACCAGTTTCCAGTTTTGTTTTTGCGGGACGCAACGACAAAAAGAAGCCCATTAGCGAAAATGCCGTACTGCTCGTAATTCGCCAGATTGGCTACGAAGGACTGGCAAGCGGCCATGGCTTTCGGCACCAGTTCAGCACAATCATGAACGAACACGAATGGCCACATGATGCGATAGAGCGTCAACTTGCTCATGTCGATAGCGGATCAATTCGAGGCATTTACAATCACGCTCAATACCTCGATAAACGCCGGGAAATGATGCAATGGTGGGCTGACTGGATAGATGGTAAGACTCAATAA
- a CDS encoding acyltransferase family protein has translation MRIQSIDYLRGVMALSVVFYHVAFIFGRWGVMDSGTILGRFGIYAVSAFYVISGMALYLAHKNSKWDLSAYGFFMLKRFLRLAPVYWVALCLLTYLTYKFSILTIDPWSYLQNIFLTFGVTSPTGYIVMGGWSIGNEIVFYLFFPFFILMARNRYMLLILSLFSAALFLYCATMHLDSDKPFGWQWSQYINPLNQVYFFIFGIISARILLPYVGRRKALCSCFALLLLFLFVARDVGGDLINIITGTEKVFFTTITLMLCSSFFLMGDLREIKPIHYILKFLGDISYPIYLLHGTTFIFVKKLFVTNSTPNSTVIIYAASTIALLMLASWLCHIAIERPMLKLSKHLPNIKIPVIKTGAAHHH, from the coding sequence ATGCGAATCCAGTCGATAGATTATTTGCGCGGCGTGATGGCGTTAAGCGTTGTTTTTTATCATGTTGCGTTCATTTTTGGGCGTTGGGGAGTGATGGACTCTGGCACTATTCTTGGTCGATTTGGCATCTATGCAGTTTCTGCATTTTATGTGATCAGTGGTATGGCACTCTATCTTGCTCATAAAAATAGTAAGTGGGATCTTTCGGCATATGGTTTTTTCATGCTGAAAAGGTTTCTGAGACTCGCCCCGGTGTATTGGGTGGCATTATGCCTCCTGACTTATTTAACATACAAATTTTCTATACTTACTATCGATCCGTGGTCATATCTTCAGAACATATTTCTTACATTTGGAGTCACTAGCCCAACTGGTTATATTGTTATGGGTGGGTGGTCAATCGGTAATGAGATTGTTTTTTATCTATTTTTCCCATTTTTCATTTTGATGGCAAGGAATAGGTATATGCTTCTCATCCTTTCTTTATTTTCTGCTGCTCTTTTTTTATATTGTGCAACGATGCATCTAGACTCAGATAAACCATTTGGATGGCAGTGGTCTCAATATATCAATCCGTTGAATCAGGTTTACTTTTTCATTTTTGGTATTATATCCGCACGAATTTTACTTCCATACGTAGGAAGGAGAAAGGCCTTGTGCTCTTGCTTTGCTTTATTGCTGCTGTTTCTCTTTGTGGCTCGCGATGTCGGTGGGGATTTGATAAATATAATAACAGGAACAGAGAAGGTTTTTTTCACAACTATAACATTGATGCTATGCTCTTCGTTTTTTTTGATGGGTGATTTGAGAGAAATAAAGCCAATCCATTACATTCTGAAATTTTTGGGTGATATTTCATACCCAATTTATCTATTACATGGAACGACATTCATTTTTGTTAAGAAATTATTCGTAACTAACTCCACCCCTAATTCCACGGTCATTATATATGCAGCATCGACAATAGCGTTGCTAATGTTAGCGTCTTGGTTGTGTCACATTGCTATTGAGAGACCCATGCTCAAGTTGAGCAAGCACCTGCCAAATATTAAGATTCCAGTGATTAAGACTGGTGCGGCACATCATCACTAA
- a CDS encoding exo-alpha-sialidase, whose translation MPSTATDRLYGITTSVAVKAPVQISADYNVIMFGEQTITSSTFTGTRTVTTSKGMRVLLTNQTNPIDNGIWEAMPASWRRSPDFDGARDAVNGTLVFSIDGDCWQVEAADPVHIGYDPIHFHSTYPFSGEANLFQRSLRVPEGFVKELPSIEARKNKILGMDENGDPIMLLPESGSAADVLLLLASDAGASYIHNRPVPEAINRPLSDKWSDSLSVTDFGADKTGVLDSTDAFIAAGGCIVPAGTYRVESDLDATYYSDGDVNIVGSGTVKLIPRAQSSLQRSLPVDVSKLTGGPIYTTGSSVITANSGEFYRLPSLIKSSFSARSFLVYAVLVGTNNDIGQSATQTSRIEFRTTNNNLTFSSPTVISNDGEQQASEPSIAFDEKRGRIWVFYTTARGQVGVGHGSSGFDPDKTFQNWVTYSDTYGSTWSQPVNITTIVKPDNATSAWTPPSPICVTGDGDLFVPYTWFVDGIFNQGCIRVQVKSDGSFSYSRQLILFGSTAGGQGGGEQQIVQLGDGSLLAMIRDYFNDSGNTKGRQQFYRSYDGVNWSYQSSIDTTNCKAGMCLYASMASGDSRDTILVTAPTGNDDSNLYRNNLKMWASTDNGFSWEKFSTTMFDDVNISTSYSTVSSLGSGAFLVVAEGSQYKSLNVRHRSIGAFTQQSNFSRSWGRLPVAQIAAESTLCQYFDIPQYSLYINSDRQTLNMNYLGNVVRLSDSRIEQDVTTAVTTLNSDVATTFYMSATTTLRSITGTASRVLIVSMAAANPITLTEDTSIDQANRIRVSKSLAGKAVLLHRTKYGWYPDTGVG comes from the coding sequence ATGCCTTCAACAGCAACAGATCGCCTGTATGGGATAACAACAAGCGTGGCCGTAAAAGCGCCTGTGCAGATTTCAGCCGATTATAACGTAATTATGTTCGGAGAGCAGACCATTACGTCATCGACTTTTACCGGGACAAGGACTGTCACTACATCTAAAGGGATGCGTGTTTTACTGACCAACCAAACCAACCCTATAGATAATGGCATCTGGGAAGCCATGCCTGCCTCGTGGAGACGATCGCCAGATTTTGACGGTGCGCGTGATGCGGTAAACGGAACGCTGGTTTTTTCAATTGATGGTGACTGCTGGCAGGTAGAAGCCGCTGATCCGGTTCATATTGGTTATGACCCGATTCACTTTCACTCTACTTACCCTTTTTCAGGTGAGGCAAACCTTTTTCAGCGTTCGCTACGCGTGCCCGAAGGATTTGTAAAAGAACTTCCCTCTATAGAGGCGCGGAAAAATAAAATACTCGGCATGGATGAGAACGGCGACCCGATCATGCTGCTGCCGGAGTCTGGCTCTGCTGCCGATGTTCTGTTGTTGCTGGCCTCAGATGCCGGTGCCAGTTATATACATAATCGACCGGTGCCCGAGGCCATTAACAGACCGTTATCTGATAAGTGGTCTGACTCTTTGTCTGTTACTGACTTCGGCGCGGACAAGACCGGCGTACTCGACTCTACTGACGCGTTCATTGCTGCCGGTGGCTGCATTGTGCCAGCGGGCACGTATCGCGTTGAGTCAGATCTTGATGCTACGTATTACTCTGACGGCGACGTGAATATCGTCGGGTCCGGGACGGTAAAACTGATACCTAGAGCGCAGAGTAGTTTACAGCGTAGTTTGCCGGTTGACGTTTCAAAGTTGACCGGTGGGCCCATTTATACAACAGGCTCGTCTGTTATAACGGCTAATTCCGGTGAGTTTTATCGCCTGCCAAGCCTTATTAAATCTTCTTTTAGCGCCCGGTCATTTCTTGTATATGCCGTTTTAGTCGGGACTAATAATGATATTGGTCAGAGCGCAACGCAAACGTCACGCATTGAATTCCGCACAACAAATAATAATCTTACATTTTCATCACCTACTGTCATCTCAAATGACGGAGAGCAACAAGCTTCTGAGCCCTCAATTGCATTTGATGAGAAACGTGGACGCATTTGGGTTTTCTATACAACCGCGCGCGGGCAAGTTGGTGTTGGTCACGGTTCATCAGGTTTCGACCCTGACAAAACGTTTCAGAATTGGGTAACTTACAGCGACACTTATGGCTCAACGTGGAGCCAGCCTGTAAATATCACTACGATTGTTAAACCGGACAATGCCACCTCGGCATGGACACCACCATCTCCGATTTGTGTAACAGGGGATGGTGATCTGTTCGTTCCATATACGTGGTTTGTTGACGGAATATTTAACCAGGGCTGTATCAGAGTACAAGTTAAGTCTGATGGAAGTTTTTCGTATTCTCGACAGCTAATATTGTTCGGAAGTACGGCAGGAGGTCAGGGGGGAGGGGAGCAGCAAATTGTTCAATTAGGTGACGGCTCTCTGCTCGCCATGATTCGTGACTATTTTAACGATTCAGGAAATACAAAGGGACGACAGCAATTTTACAGGTCGTATGATGGAGTGAATTGGAGTTACCAGTCATCTATCGATACAACGAACTGCAAAGCCGGAATGTGTCTTTATGCAAGCATGGCATCTGGCGACTCACGAGATACAATTCTTGTTACAGCACCCACAGGTAACGACGATTCGAACCTGTATAGAAACAATCTAAAAATGTGGGCTTCGACGGATAATGGATTTTCGTGGGAAAAGTTCAGCACGACAATGTTTGATGATGTGAATATTAGTACTAGTTACAGTACAGTCTCTTCACTGGGTAGTGGGGCATTCTTAGTTGTCGCAGAAGGTTCGCAATATAAGTCTTTAAATGTTCGGCATCGCTCAATAGGGGCTTTCACTCAGCAATCTAATTTTTCCCGATCTTGGGGACGGTTGCCGGTTGCTCAAATAGCTGCAGAATCCACACTGTGTCAATATTTCGATATTCCTCAGTACTCTCTTTACATTAACAGTGATCGTCAGACGTTAAACATGAACTATCTGGGAAATGTAGTTCGACTTAGTGACTCTCGCATTGAGCAAGATGTAACAACTGCCGTAACAACGCTAAACTCTGATGTCGCTACAACTTTTTATATGTCTGCTACAACAACGCTTCGCTCTATCACAGGGACTGCCAGTAGGGTGCTTATCGTGTCTATGGCTGCAGCCAACCCTATTACACTGACCGAGGACACGTCTATTGACCAAGCAAATCGCATAAGAGTTAGTAAAAGCTTGGCCGGTAAAGCAGTGCTTCTGCATCGTACAAAATACGGGTGGTATCCAGATACAGGTGTTGGTTGA